A portion of the Kineococcus endophyticus genome contains these proteins:
- a CDS encoding phosphotransferase, whose protein sequence is MSWNQLDTTVLRVTDGTGEFVVKASGRTNHHLLREISAHEDAVAVLAATGHAPRLLHADRERRVLVTRYLPGDLVEGTAAEHDPEVHRQAGRLLRVLHAQDGRVEQEFERSASAKSLAALHRPHRIPAAQADRVRTVLTAYRPRLAVLVPTHGDWQPRNWLLDAGAVRVIDFGRFDRRPAMSDLCRLAVQQWRSDVRLEAAFLDGYGSDPRDPGVWPFLQVREAVATAVWAHEVGDGQFERQGHRMLREALSAFD, encoded by the coding sequence ATGTCCTGGAACCAGCTCGACACCACGGTCCTGCGGGTGACGGACGGGACGGGCGAGTTCGTGGTGAAGGCGTCGGGGAGGACGAACCACCACCTGCTGCGCGAGATCAGCGCCCACGAGGACGCCGTCGCCGTGCTGGCCGCGACGGGCCACGCACCCCGGCTGCTGCACGCCGACCGCGAGCGCCGGGTGCTCGTCACCCGGTACCTGCCGGGCGACCTCGTCGAGGGCACGGCGGCCGAGCACGACCCGGAGGTCCACCGGCAGGCCGGCCGGTTGCTGCGCGTCCTGCACGCGCAGGACGGACGGGTCGAGCAGGAGTTCGAGCGCTCCGCGTCGGCGAAGAGCCTGGCGGCGCTGCACCGCCCGCACCGCATCCCTGCGGCGCAGGCGGACCGGGTGCGGACGGTGCTGACGGCCTACCGGCCCCGCCTCGCGGTCCTCGTCCCCACCCACGGCGACTGGCAGCCGCGGAACTGGCTCCTGGACGCCGGCGCCGTCCGGGTCATCGACTTCGGACGCTTCGACCGGCGGCCCGCGATGAGCGACCTGTGCCGCCTCGCCGTGCAGCAGTGGCGCAGCGACGTGCGACTGGAGGCGGCGTTCCTCGACGGCTACGGGAGCGATCCCCGCGACCCGGGGGTCTGGCCGTTCCTCCAGGTGCGCGAGGCGGTGGCGACGGCCGTCTGGGCCCACGAGGTGGGCGACGGGCAGTTCGAGCGCCAGGGGCACCGCATGCTCCGCGAGGCCCTCAGCGCGTTCGACTGA
- a CDS encoding PLP-dependent aminotransferase family protein, whose amino-acid sequence MPTLSASGLAQLLGDWRDDGPALRALADRVRLLLLDGRVLSGTRLPAERELAAALGISRTTVAASYSRLRESGHLRSVRGSGSVITLPAAPAAAPSEPLSVPGGLVDLTRAVLPAAPVVADAARDAAQDLLDHLPGDGYELLGIPALRAAVADRYTARGLPTTPDEVLVTLGAQHAVGLLCRTVLSPGDRVLVESPGYPHAVDAARAAGGRPVAVPVTAATADTPGGWDEEALEDAFARTRPALAYLMPGFQNPTGAVMAPALRRRVVELARRHGTRLVVDETTNDLALDGPVPPPFPADVLHVGSTAKSLWGGLRIGWVRADAATVRHLAAHRAPWELGTPVLEQLVVARCLPQLDEVLVERRAELRRRRDALRDGLATALPEWEVPHVPGGLAAWVHLPTATSSALALAAHRHGVLLTAGPRFGVDGAFERYLRLPFGAGAGTLRSVVVPALVRAWREAGAMVPVPGRLEVVV is encoded by the coding sequence GTGCCGACCCTCTCCGCCTCCGGACTGGCCCAACTGCTCGGCGACTGGCGCGACGACGGTCCGGCCCTGCGCGCGCTGGCCGACCGGGTCCGCCTCCTCCTGCTCGACGGCCGCGTGCTCTCCGGCACCCGGTTGCCGGCCGAACGCGAGCTGGCGGCGGCGCTCGGGATCAGCCGCACCACGGTGGCCGCCTCGTACTCCCGCCTGCGCGAGAGCGGACACCTGCGCAGCGTGCGGGGGTCCGGCAGCGTCATCACCCTGCCCGCCGCCCCCGCGGCCGCTCCGTCCGAACCGCTCTCCGTCCCCGGCGGGCTGGTGGACCTCACCCGTGCCGTGCTCCCCGCGGCCCCCGTCGTCGCCGACGCCGCCCGCGACGCCGCGCAGGACCTGCTCGACCACCTGCCCGGGGACGGGTACGAACTCCTCGGCATCCCGGCACTGCGGGCCGCCGTCGCCGACCGCTACACCGCCCGCGGCCTGCCGACGACCCCCGACGAGGTCCTCGTGACGCTCGGCGCCCAGCACGCCGTCGGACTGTTGTGCAGGACGGTCCTCTCCCCCGGCGACCGCGTCCTCGTCGAGTCCCCCGGCTACCCGCACGCCGTCGACGCCGCCCGCGCCGCCGGTGGCCGTCCCGTCGCGGTCCCCGTCACCGCCGCCACGGCGGACACCCCCGGGGGCTGGGACGAGGAGGCGCTCGAGGACGCCTTCGCCCGGACCCGACCGGCGCTCGCCTACCTCATGCCCGGGTTCCAGAACCCCACCGGCGCCGTCATGGCGCCGGCGCTGCGCAGACGCGTCGTCGAACTCGCCCGCCGGCACGGGACCCGGCTCGTGGTCGACGAGACGACGAACGACCTCGCCCTGGACGGCCCCGTCCCCCCGCCCTTCCCGGCGGACGTGCTGCACGTCGGGTCCACGGCGAAGTCGCTGTGGGGCGGGCTGCGGATCGGGTGGGTGCGCGCCGACGCCGCGACCGTGCGGCACCTGGCCGCCCACCGGGCGCCCTGGGAGCTGGGAACTCCGGTGCTGGAGCAGCTCGTCGTCGCCCGGTGCCTGCCGCAGCTCGACGAGGTCCTCGTCGAGCGGCGCGCGGAACTGCGGCGTCGGCGCGATGCGCTGAGGGACGGGCTGGCCACCGCCCTGCCGGAGTGGGAGGTCCCACACGTCCCCGGAGGTCTGGCGGCGTGGGTCCACCTGCCGACCGCGACGAGTTCGGCGCTCGCCCTCGCCGCCCACCGGCACGGCGTGCTGCTCACCGCGGGACCGCGGTTCGGGGTCGACGGCGCCTTCGAGCGGTACCTGCGGCTGCCCTTCGGCGCCGGTGCCGGAACGCTGCGGTCGGTCGTCGTGCCCGCCCTCGTGCGGGCCTGGCGCGAGGCGGGCGCGATGGTTCCGGTGCCCGGGCGGCTCGAGGTCGTCGTCTGA
- a CDS encoding TetR/AcrR family transcriptional regulator, protein MPGTPTSSSLSRGRLLDAMRSALREKPLRAVTVADVVRLARVSRRTFYEEFATREQCYIALLEQEDARMAANVRSAVDPAAPWRDQVRQAVDAYVETVSAEPAICLSWVRDLPVLGAPGVEVGTRSMDTVVSLLQNLSRSRAFGRDGLEPLDDATARLLAGGIEALTASVLERGDDLREVAPVLVRAAVALAQAPRDGG, encoded by the coding sequence GTGCCCGGAACCCCCACGTCGTCCTCGCTGTCCCGGGGGCGTCTGCTCGACGCCATGCGCTCGGCGCTGCGGGAGAAACCCCTGCGCGCCGTGACCGTGGCCGACGTCGTCCGGCTCGCCCGGGTCTCGCGCCGCACGTTCTACGAGGAGTTCGCGACGCGGGAGCAGTGCTACATCGCACTGCTGGAGCAGGAGGACGCCCGGATGGCGGCGAACGTGCGGTCGGCCGTCGACCCGGCCGCCCCGTGGCGGGACCAGGTGCGGCAGGCCGTCGACGCCTACGTCGAGACGGTGTCGGCGGAACCGGCGATCTGCCTGTCGTGGGTCCGCGACCTGCCCGTCCTCGGGGCGCCGGGGGTCGAGGTCGGGACCCGGTCGATGGACACGGTGGTGTCGCTGCTGCAGAACCTGTCGCGCAGCCGGGCCTTCGGGCGCGACGGCCTGGAACCCCTCGACGACGCGACCGCGCGGTTGCTCGCCGGGGGGATCGAGGCGCTGACGGCGTCCGTCCTGGAGCGCGGGGACGACCTGCGGGAGGTCGCCCCCGTGCTCGTCCGCGCCGCGGTCGCCCTCGCCCAGGCACCGCGGGACGGCGGCTGA
- a CDS encoding YczE/YyaS/YitT family protein, giving the protein MVLAHVGVGPWTVFATGLAERTGAGVGWLTNVIGIAVLLLWIPLRQRPGVGTVLNVLLVGTVIEATVDLLPAPEHLALRVPLFAAGLLLLAVASGVYIGAGLGPGPRDGLMTGLHARTGRPIWQCRGVVEVSVLGVGWLLGGDVGVGTVVFAFGIGPLVGVVLPRLDGSRAARPVVAPVGAR; this is encoded by the coding sequence ATGGTGCTGGCCCACGTCGGCGTGGGGCCGTGGACCGTGTTCGCCACCGGCCTGGCCGAGCGGACCGGTGCGGGGGTCGGCTGGCTCACGAACGTCATCGGCATCGCCGTGCTCCTGCTGTGGATCCCGTTGCGGCAGAGGCCGGGCGTGGGGACTGTCCTGAACGTCCTGCTCGTGGGCACGGTCATCGAGGCGACCGTGGACCTGCTCCCGGCGCCGGAGCACCTGGCCCTGCGCGTGCCGCTGTTCGCCGCCGGGTTGCTCCTGCTGGCCGTCGCGAGCGGTGTCTACATCGGGGCCGGTCTCGGCCCGGGCCCGCGGGACGGGTTGATGACCGGCCTGCACGCGCGGACCGGTCGCCCGATCTGGCAGTGCCGTGGTGTCGTCGAGGTGTCGGTGCTCGGCGTCGGGTGGCTGCTCGGCGGCGACGTCGGGGTGGGGACCGTCGTCTTCGCGTTCGGCATCGGCCCGCTCGTCGGGGTCGTGCTGCCGCGGCTCGACGGGTCCCGGGCCGCGCGCCCGGTCGTCGCGCCCGTCGGCGCGCGGTAG
- a CDS encoding NAD-dependent epimerase/dehydratase family protein produces the protein MDRVLVTGGTGFVASHLVARLLQDGHHVSVTVRDPGGRRTAALRNLTVGRPGHLAVHAADLLTEGSFDAAAEGVDTVFHVASPFFMAEQITDPQTELVDPALLGTRNVLGTVNRTPSVRRVVLTSTIGAMFGDYSDTLALPGRVLTEDVVNTSSSLQRSPYHYSKVLAENEAWRIADEQDRWSMVSVNPGLVLGPVLVPGSASGSLFLLDELMAGKLWFGVPDIAFAAVDVRDVADAHVAAGERTDAAGRYIVSHREMVPFTEMARILRSVHDHPWRVPRTRLPTPAVRLLGPAFGLDRQFIEHHVGIRFTLDNRRSRTELGVSYRPVADSLRDHYRAWSRNRAVRG, from the coding sequence GTGGACCGAGTGCTCGTGACCGGCGGGACGGGGTTCGTGGCCAGCCACCTGGTGGCCCGGCTGCTGCAGGACGGCCACCACGTGTCCGTCACCGTCCGGGACCCGGGCGGTCGACGGACCGCGGCGCTGCGGAACCTGACGGTCGGCCGTCCCGGTCACCTGGCGGTGCACGCGGCGGACCTGCTCACCGAGGGGTCCTTCGACGCGGCGGCGGAGGGCGTGGACACGGTGTTCCACGTCGCCTCGCCGTTCTTCATGGCCGAGCAGATCACCGACCCGCAGACCGAACTCGTCGACCCCGCGCTCCTCGGCACCCGCAACGTCCTCGGCACGGTGAACCGCACGCCGAGCGTGCGCCGGGTCGTCCTCACCTCCACCATCGGCGCGATGTTCGGCGACTACTCCGACACCCTCGCCCTGCCCGGGCGGGTGCTGACCGAGGACGTCGTCAACACGTCGAGCTCCTTGCAGCGCAGTCCGTACCACTACTCCAAGGTCCTCGCCGAGAACGAGGCGTGGCGCATCGCCGACGAACAGGACCGCTGGTCGATGGTCAGCGTCAACCCCGGGCTCGTCCTCGGACCCGTCCTCGTCCCCGGGTCCGCGTCGGGCAGCCTGTTCCTGCTCGACGAGCTCATGGCCGGCAAGCTGTGGTTCGGGGTCCCGGACATCGCCTTCGCCGCCGTCGACGTCCGCGACGTCGCGGACGCGCACGTCGCCGCAGGTGAGCGCACCGACGCCGCCGGCCGGTACATCGTGTCCCACCGCGAGATGGTGCCGTTCACCGAGATGGCCAGGATCCTGCGGTCCGTGCACGACCACCCCTGGCGGGTCCCGCGCACCCGGCTGCCCACTCCGGCCGTGCGACTGCTCGGACCGGCGTTCGGGCTGGACCGGCAGTTCATCGAGCACCACGTCGGCATCCGGTTCACCCTCGACAACCGGCGCAGCCGCACCGAGCTCGGCGTGTCCTACCGTCCGGTCGCCGATAGCCTGCGCGACCACTACCGGGCCTGGAGCCGGAACCGCGCCGTGCGAGGCTGA
- a CDS encoding gamma-glutamyl-gamma-aminobutyrate hydrolase family protein, with protein MSTPVVGVSCYRERAVHGIWDEVSDLLPTVYSDAVRRAGGVPVVLPPTAPYGPSARAVVERLDALVVAGGADVDPAAYREEPHARTGTPHPDRDSWELALLDAAVELAKPTLGVCRGMQVMAVHAGGALHQHVPDVVGHEGHDPGGDSYGSTLVTIDRAGTVGRLLGERAVVPCHHHQAVREHPGFTAAAWAEDGTLEAFERTDGTGHPFFLGVQWHPEASEDLGLFRGLVEAARS; from the coding sequence GTGAGCACGCCCGTCGTCGGCGTCAGCTGCTACCGCGAGCGGGCGGTCCACGGCATCTGGGACGAGGTCTCCGACCTGCTGCCCACCGTCTACTCCGACGCCGTCCGCCGCGCGGGCGGGGTTCCCGTCGTCCTGCCGCCCACCGCGCCGTACGGCCCGTCGGCGCGGGCGGTCGTCGAGCGGCTCGACGCGCTCGTCGTCGCGGGCGGCGCGGACGTGGACCCCGCCGCCTACCGCGAGGAACCGCACGCGCGCACGGGGACACCGCACCCGGACCGGGACTCCTGGGAGCTGGCCCTCCTCGACGCCGCCGTGGAGCTCGCGAAGCCGACCCTCGGGGTCTGCCGCGGGATGCAGGTCATGGCGGTGCACGCCGGCGGCGCCCTGCACCAGCACGTCCCGGACGTCGTCGGGCACGAGGGGCACGACCCGGGCGGGGACTCCTACGGTTCGACGCTCGTGACGATCGACCGCGCCGGCACCGTCGGCCGGTTGCTCGGCGAGCGCGCCGTCGTGCCGTGCCACCACCACCAGGCCGTCCGGGAGCACCCCGGGTTCACGGCCGCGGCGTGGGCCGAGGACGGCACGCTGGAGGCGTTCGAGCGGACCGACGGCACCGGTCACCCGTTCTTCCTCGGGGTGCAGTGGCACCCCGAGGCGTCCGAGGACCTCGGCCTGTTCCGGGGCCTCGTCGAGGCCGCCCGAAGCTGA
- a CDS encoding 3-oxoacyl-ACP reductase — translation MAGRIEGRVAVITGGCSGIGLATARRFVAEGAKVVVGDIDEASGARVVEELGGAEVAAFVRVDVTDKEQVDTLFRTAKETFGSVDIAFNNAGISPPDDDSILTTDLDAWRRVQEVNLTSVYLCCKAALPHMLEQGRGSIINTASFVAVMGAATSQISYSASKGGVLSMSRELGVQFAREGVRVNALCPGPVNTPLLKELFAKDEERAARRLVHVPMGRFAEPEELAGAVLFLASDDASFITASTFLVDGGISAAYVTPL, via the coding sequence CGGGTGCTCGGGCATCGGCCTGGCCACGGCCCGGCGCTTCGTCGCCGAGGGCGCCAAGGTCGTCGTCGGCGACATCGACGAGGCCTCGGGGGCCCGCGTGGTCGAGGAGCTCGGCGGCGCCGAGGTCGCCGCCTTCGTCCGGGTGGACGTCACCGACAAGGAGCAGGTCGACACCCTGTTCCGCACGGCCAAGGAGACGTTCGGCTCCGTCGACATCGCGTTCAACAACGCCGGCATCAGCCCGCCCGACGACGACTCGATCCTCACCACGGACCTCGACGCCTGGCGCCGGGTGCAGGAGGTCAACCTCACGAGCGTGTACCTGTGCTGCAAGGCGGCCCTGCCGCACATGCTGGAGCAGGGGCGCGGGTCGATCATCAACACGGCGTCGTTCGTCGCGGTCATGGGGGCGGCGACGAGCCAGATCTCCTACTCCGCGTCCAAGGGCGGGGTGCTCAGCATGAGCCGCGAGCTCGGCGTGCAGTTCGCCCGCGAGGGCGTGCGCGTCAACGCGCTGTGCCCGGGGCCGGTGAACACGCCGCTGCTCAAGGAGCTGTTCGCCAAGGACGAGGAGCGCGCGGCGCGGCGGTTGGTGCACGTACCGATGGGGCGCTTCGCCGAACCGGAGGAACTGGCCGGCGCCGTGCTGTTCCTCGCCTCCGACGACGCGAGCTTCATCACCGCCTCCACGTTCCTCGTGGACGGCGGGATCTCGGCCGCCTACGTGACCCCGTTGTGA
- the eat gene encoding ethanolamine permease, protein MSDRSTTATTASEDYLERRQLRRGTAGWVLLAGLGVSYVISGDYSGWNFGLGQGGFGGLAVAAVVVAGMYLALVLGMAEMSSALPTAGGGYTFARRALGPWGGFATGTAILIEYAIAPAAIATFIGAYVESLGLFGITDGWWVYLAAYALFIGVHLVGVGEALKVMFAVTTIAVVGLVVFAVAALTEFDVANLTDIAPDGSLGSSDLLPFGFIGIWSAIPFAIWFFLAIEGVPLAAEETRNPERNVPRGIIAAMAVLLVTCAATLVLTTGAGGAQAMSTSGNPLVEALGGSTAATVVNYIGLAGLIASFFSIIYAYSRQLFALSRAGYLPTVLSVTNRRKTPTLALVVPGLVGFVLSLTGQGALLLNMAVFGAAVSYVLMMVSHIVLRVREPGMHRPYRTPGGVVTTGFALVVAVLAVVGTFLVDSVAAAWCAVAFLVLLAYFGLYSRKRLVANSPDEEFAALADAEKDLA, encoded by the coding sequence ATGTCGGACCGCTCGACCACCGCCACCACCGCGAGCGAGGACTACCTCGAGCGGCGGCAACTGCGCCGGGGCACGGCCGGCTGGGTCCTCCTGGCCGGCCTCGGCGTCAGCTACGTGATCTCCGGGGACTACTCGGGGTGGAACTTCGGGCTGGGGCAGGGCGGGTTCGGCGGCCTGGCCGTCGCGGCCGTCGTCGTGGCCGGCATGTACCTCGCCCTCGTCCTGGGCATGGCCGAGATGTCCTCGGCCCTGCCGACCGCGGGCGGGGGGTACACGTTCGCCCGTCGCGCGCTCGGCCCGTGGGGTGGGTTCGCGACCGGCACCGCCATCCTCATCGAGTACGCCATCGCGCCCGCCGCGATCGCGACGTTCATCGGCGCCTACGTGGAGTCCCTCGGCCTGTTCGGCATCACCGACGGCTGGTGGGTCTACCTCGCCGCCTACGCGCTCTTCATCGGCGTCCACCTCGTCGGCGTCGGCGAGGCGCTGAAGGTGATGTTCGCCGTGACGACGATCGCCGTCGTCGGGCTCGTGGTGTTCGCCGTCGCCGCGCTGACGGAGTTCGACGTCGCGAACCTCACCGACATCGCCCCGGACGGCAGCCTCGGGTCCTCGGACCTGCTGCCCTTCGGGTTCATCGGGATCTGGTCGGCGATCCCGTTCGCCATCTGGTTCTTCCTCGCGATCGAGGGGGTGCCGCTGGCGGCGGAGGAGACGCGAAACCCCGAGCGCAACGTGCCGCGCGGGATCATCGCGGCGATGGCCGTGCTGCTCGTCACCTGCGCCGCGACCCTCGTCCTGACCACGGGCGCGGGCGGGGCGCAGGCCATGTCGACGTCGGGCAACCCGCTCGTCGAGGCGCTCGGCGGGTCGACCGCGGCGACCGTTGTGAACTACATCGGGCTCGCCGGGCTGATCGCCAGCTTCTTCTCGATCATCTACGCGTACTCGCGGCAGCTGTTCGCGCTGTCCCGCGCCGGGTACCTGCCGACGGTCCTGTCGGTGACGAACCGCCGCAAGACGCCGACGCTGGCCCTGGTCGTCCCCGGCCTGGTCGGGTTCGTCCTGTCCCTCACCGGGCAGGGGGCGTTGCTGCTGAACATGGCGGTGTTCGGGGCGGCCGTCAGCTACGTGCTGATGATGGTCAGCCACATCGTCCTGCGCGTCCGCGAACCCGGAATGCACCGCCCGTACCGCACGCCGGGCGGGGTCGTCACCACGGGCTTCGCGCTCGTCGTCGCGGTGCTCGCCGTCGTCGGGACGTTCCTCGTGGACAGCGTCGCGGCCGCGTGGTGCGCCGTCGCGTTCCTGGTGCTCCTGGCGTACTTCGGCCTGTACTCCCGCAAGCGCCTCGTGGCGAACTCCCCGGACGAGGAGTTCGCCGCGCTGGCGGACGCGGAGAAGGACCTGGCGTAG
- a CDS encoding DUF4383 domain-containing protein yields the protein MSTTRPSTPASSRRAPVQTTALVVGAAFLLVGVLGFVPGITTDYGSMSGAGHHSGAMLLGVFQVSVLHNLLHLAFGVVGILLSRKPSPAKLFLVVGGVTYLALWVYGLVVSEDSSANFVPLNTADNWLHLVLGLGMVALGLVMPRRYTRETAPSQHGPTAGGDIQ from the coding sequence ATGAGCACCACCCGTCCCTCCACCCCGGCCTCGTCCCGCCGAGCGCCCGTCCAGACCACCGCCCTCGTCGTCGGCGCGGCGTTCCTGCTCGTCGGAGTCCTGGGGTTCGTCCCCGGGATCACCACCGACTACGGCTCGATGAGCGGTGCGGGGCACCACTCCGGCGCCATGCTGCTCGGGGTGTTCCAGGTGTCGGTCCTGCACAACCTCCTGCACCTCGCGTTCGGGGTCGTCGGCATCCTGCTGTCCCGCAAGCCGTCCCCGGCCAAGCTGTTCCTCGTCGTCGGCGGGGTCACCTACCTGGCCCTGTGGGTCTACGGCCTCGTCGTCTCCGAGGACAGTTCCGCGAACTTCGTCCCGCTGAACACCGCGGACAACTGGCTCCACCTCGTCCTGGGTCTGGGGATGGTGGCGCTCGGGCTCGTGATGCCCCGTCGCTACACCCGCGAGACCGCGCCGTCCCAGCACGGCCCCACCGCGGGCGGCGACATCCAGTGA
- a CDS encoding YciI family protein has translation MPYFVATYAYTTDTAARDAGRAAHREYLGSLSEVVVSGPTDDDGAVLVFEASDAAAVEALLDADPFVRDGIVAQRRVVGWTPVLGRMASQF, from the coding sequence ATGCCGTACTTCGTCGCCACCTACGCCTACACGACCGACACCGCCGCGCGGGACGCCGGCCGCGCAGCCCACCGCGAGTACCTGGGGTCCCTGTCCGAGGTGGTCGTCTCCGGCCCCACCGACGACGACGGGGCGGTGCTGGTGTTCGAGGCGTCCGACGCCGCGGCCGTCGAGGCGCTGCTCGACGCCGACCCGTTCGTGCGGGACGGGATCGTCGCGCAGCGCCGCGTCGTCGGGTGGACCCCCGTGCTGGGGCGGATGGCCTCGCAGTTCTGA
- a CDS encoding transcriptional regulator produces the protein MSGEPRLDPAVQHPTKLAVVAFLSGCAEADFKTVRDRLGLSDSALSRTLSGLEETGHVAVRKGFVGKRPRTWVSLTGDGRRRLAGHLAALQQIAADALAAVPETTA, from the coding sequence GTGAGCGGGGAACCCCGGCTGGATCCCGCCGTCCAGCACCCCACGAAGCTCGCGGTCGTCGCGTTCCTCTCCGGGTGCGCCGAGGCCGACTTCAAGACGGTGCGCGACCGGTTGGGGCTCAGCGATTCGGCGTTGTCCCGGACGTTGTCCGGCCTGGAGGAGACGGGCCACGTCGCCGTCCGCAAGGGTTTCGTCGGCAAGCGGCCCCGCACGTGGGTCTCGTTGACCGGCGACGGGCGACGGCGACTGGCGGGCCACCTCGCAGCGCTGCAGCAGATCGCGGCGGACGCCCTCGCCGCCGTGCCGGAGACGACCGCCTGA